In Scyliorhinus torazame isolate Kashiwa2021f chromosome 9, sScyTor2.1, whole genome shotgun sequence, a single window of DNA contains:
- the LOC140430058 gene encoding thymosin beta-10, producing the protein MEDKPDFREVASFDKSKLRKTDTEVKNTLPTKETIDQEKKAENN; encoded by the exons ATGGAAGACAAACCAGACTTCAGGGAGGTTGCCTCCTTCGACAAGAGCAAGTTGAGGAAGACTGACACAGAAGTGAAAAATACTCTCCCAACAAAAGAAA CTATTGATCAGGAGAAGAAGGCGGAGAACAACTAG